The proteins below are encoded in one region of Bacteroidota bacterium:
- a CDS encoding alpha/beta hydrolase has translation MNHDSWARQRIRVTDAEIYFETHGDGPPLVCLHNFSANGRSRFTPLLPILTRHFTCYLVDLRGHGRSTNDTNDWTKERFSRDIIELCDSIGLRESYFLAASSGAMTMLRVARYSPQLVRAMVLDSGTYRIPETSRRYYKPYEALNDKLKQYYAEANEAYGPEYGPVMAGAFYDFRLPECDINIPREWLGDITSPTYILHGDRDLFFPAEIAVEMKRTIKNAALSVFPNTQHIVMEFYPERVAELASEFLLSH, from the coding sequence GTGAACCACGATTCCTGGGCCAGACAACGCATCCGCGTGACGGATGCCGAGATATATTTCGAAACGCATGGCGATGGACCACCGCTTGTCTGCCTGCATAATTTCAGCGCGAACGGCCGGTCTCGGTTTACCCCGCTGCTGCCGATCCTGACTCGGCACTTCACCTGTTATCTGGTAGATTTGCGTGGTCACGGTCGCTCGACCAACGATACGAACGACTGGACCAAAGAGCGCTTTTCACGCGATATTATCGAGCTCTGCGATTCGATCGGGCTCCGGGAGTCCTACTTCCTCGCCGCGAGCTCCGGAGCGATGACAATGCTTCGAGTCGCACGATACTCACCACAGCTCGTGCGTGCAATGGTGCTCGATTCCGGAACATACCGCATCCCCGAGACATCGAGACGTTACTATAAACCGTACGAAGCATTGAACGATAAGCTCAAGCAATACTACGCCGAAGCGAACGAGGCATACGGTCCTGAATATGGCCCCGTTATGGCGGGCGCGTTCTACGATTTTCGGCTCCCCGAGTGCGACATTAATATCCCGCGCGAATGGCTCGGCGACATTACCTCACCCACGTATATCCTCCACGGAGATCGCGATCTGTTCTTTCCCGCCGAGATCGCTGTCGAGATGAAGCGCACAATAAAAAATGCTGCGTTATCGGTTTTCCCGAACACGCAGCATATTGTAATGGAATTCTATCCGGAACGTGTAGCCGAACTCGCCTCGGAGTTCCTGCTCAGCCACTAA